A single Leptolyngbya ohadii IS1 DNA region contains:
- a CDS encoding RecB family exonuclease, with protein sequence MSYLLSAAKLQTYHRCPRAYYFRYERRLEGSGFFGSTVLGTSLHQALAQIYQDWHYQDPIPGMDWIDYCWNQQITDLSPSQIVEGRSILRRYYHAFIAKESSMRKPLAVEGRIQGSLRVENLEFVLSGRYDRIDYLDDGLELIDYKSAKEIDNTDKEEMDLQIGLYYLALEQRYRRNLRRMSLLYLRTGEKICFEATPSHRQRVQSLIGDMAVELRRDQRWIPTPGDQCDRCAYARYCPAMRSQPEPLPEDARPARGLQLVLSI encoded by the coding sequence ATGTCCTACCTACTCTCTGCTGCCAAGCTGCAAACTTACCACCGTTGCCCTCGCGCCTACTACTTCCGCTACGAGCGACGCCTAGAAGGATCTGGCTTTTTTGGTTCTACTGTCCTGGGAACCTCGCTACACCAGGCACTTGCCCAAATTTACCAGGACTGGCACTATCAAGATCCAATTCCTGGCATGGATTGGATCGACTATTGCTGGAATCAGCAGATTACCGACCTCAGCCCCAGCCAAATTGTGGAAGGGCGATCGATTCTGCGGCGATACTACCATGCCTTTATTGCCAAAGAGTCTTCGATGCGGAAGCCCCTAGCTGTAGAGGGCAGGATTCAGGGATCGCTACGGGTCGAGAATCTGGAGTTTGTGCTGTCTGGTCGCTACGATCGCATCGACTATCTGGACGATGGACTGGAGCTGATTGATTATAAGTCCGCTAAGGAAATCGACAACACCGATAAGGAAGAAATGGATCTCCAGATCGGGCTGTACTACCTGGCACTGGAACAGCGCTATCGGCGAAACCTGCGGCGGATGAGTCTGCTCTATTTGCGGACGGGTGAGAAGATTTGCTTTGAAGCAACACCCAGCCATCGCCAGCGAGTTCAGTCTTTAATTGGCGATATGGCAGTTGAACTGCGGCGCGACCAGCGGTGGATTCCGACTCCGGGAGACCAGTGCGACCGCTGTGCCTATGCCCGCTACTGTCCTGCTATGCGATCGCAGCCAGAACCCCTACCCGAAGACGCAAGACCCGCACGCGGCTTGCAGCTCGTTTTAAGCATTTAG
- a CDS encoding phosphoribosyltransferase has translation MADLYVSWSDYHRKIEQLALNIHQSGWKFNQIICLAKGGLRVGDVLARIFDQPLAILATSSYGGINNQVRGSITFSQDLTMTTPNLGSHVLLVDDLVDSGTSLKKSLVWLDRKYGFYVEEVKSAVLWYKSCSCIAPEYYVDYLEDDPWIHQPFEEYEQMNPADLVDRLKSS, from the coding sequence ATGGCAGATCTCTACGTCTCCTGGTCAGACTATCATCGGAAAATTGAACAGCTTGCCTTGAACATTCACCAGTCCGGCTGGAAGTTCAATCAAATTATTTGTCTTGCAAAAGGTGGGCTGCGCGTTGGGGATGTACTGGCTCGAATCTTTGATCAGCCTCTCGCGATTCTGGCAACCTCTTCCTATGGCGGCATTAATAATCAGGTGCGGGGGTCGATTACCTTTTCGCAGGATTTAACGATGACCACTCCCAATCTGGGCAGCCATGTCCTGCTGGTAGACGATCTGGTGGATTCTGGCACTAGCCTGAAAAAGTCGTTGGTCTGGCTCGATCGCAAATACGGTTTTTATGTGGAAGAAGTGAAATCGGCGGTGCTGTGGTACAAGTCCTGCTCCTGTATTGCACCCGAATACTATGTGGACTATCTGGAAGATGACCCGTGGATTCATCAGCCGTTCGAGGAGTATGAGCAAATGAACCCGGCAGATCTAGTCGATCGCCTTAAGTCCTCGTAA
- a CDS encoding response regulator, with product MTQVSDPGSPPLVLVIDDDRLSRMQMRLFLEREGYRVEEAVDGEIGLLAFQEVHPDLVMLDTCMPFVDGFSCCFQLRCLPSYSNTPILMVTEQEDHLWVDRLFEAGAADYVARPIQWAVLRQRVRRLIQQAQLQRQLELANQELQRLVTVDELTQVANRRRFDEYLEQEWQRTLREQQPLSLILCDVDCFKAYNDTYGHPAGDRCLQQVAQLIRSAVKRPGDLVARYGGEEFAVILPNTNAAGAVFLAETICQTLRWEAIPHPVSTIAPYITLSAGVGSTFPTTEESIANLIQNADQALYCAKKAGKDRAVLK from the coding sequence ATGACTCAGGTTTCTGATCCGGGCAGTCCTCCTCTGGTGCTGGTGATCGATGACGATCGCCTGTCGCGGATGCAAATGCGACTATTTTTAGAGCGGGAAGGCTACCGGGTTGAGGAAGCGGTGGATGGGGAGATTGGGTTGCTCGCCTTTCAAGAAGTTCATCCCGACCTGGTGATGTTGGACACCTGTATGCCATTTGTGGACGGGTTTAGCTGCTGTTTTCAGCTCCGGTGCCTGCCCAGCTATAGCAATACGCCCATTTTGATGGTGACGGAACAGGAAGATCATCTCTGGGTTGATCGCCTGTTTGAAGCGGGAGCTGCGGACTATGTGGCAAGACCAATTCAGTGGGCGGTGCTGCGTCAGCGGGTACGACGCTTAATTCAGCAGGCACAGTTGCAGCGACAGCTTGAACTGGCAAACCAGGAACTCCAGCGGCTTGTCACTGTAGATGAACTGACCCAGGTGGCAAACCGTCGGCGATTCGATGAATATCTGGAGCAGGAATGGCAACGCACGCTGCGCGAACAGCAACCCCTCTCTCTGATTCTTTGTGATGTGGATTGCTTCAAGGCGTATAACGATACCTATGGACATCCGGCAGGCGATCGCTGCTTGCAGCAGGTTGCCCAACTAATTCGGAGTGCGGTAAAACGACCGGGTGATCTGGTGGCGCGGTATGGGGGTGAGGAGTTTGCGGTAATTTTGCCCAATACGAATGCCGCAGGCGCAGTTTTTTTGGCGGAAACAATCTGTCAAACCCTGCGTTGGGAAGCGATCCCCCATCCGGTTTCAACGATCGCTCCCTATATTACTCTTAGTGCCGGAGTTGGCTCTACTTTTCCGACAACCGAGGAATCGATCGCCAATCTGATTCAGAATGCAGACCAGGCTTTGTATTGCGCTAAGAAGGCGGGGAAGGATCGGGCTGTTTTGAAATAG
- a CDS encoding response regulator has protein sequence MTRSYLHHIGIGEPVAASSQPGNTEVDRESGQEAMLRILLAEDHLLNQKLALSMLQRLGYQADVVGNGLEVLEAIQQRSYDVVLLDVQMPVMDGLETAKRISQQQARPRLIAMTANAMMGDREACLRAGMDDYISKPVMFVELARVLQRCQPSVAPLNAPEKQSTVPIAPDAPLTPAIDSAALQKLRREMGDWADAVLIELIDCYLTDTPGILQSMQDAIDQQCVDKLHHAAHALKSASAALGANFLSLLCHRVEDLGDLALSSDSRQAEQLLARIQAEYDRVQIALQQEREYCR, from the coding sequence ATGACGCGATCGTATTTGCATCATATCGGGATTGGTGAGCCTGTCGCAGCATCCTCTCAGCCTGGGAATACTGAAGTCGATCGCGAATCAGGACAAGAGGCAATGCTCCGTATTCTGCTAGCAGAAGATCATCTCCTTAATCAAAAGCTCGCTCTATCAATGCTCCAGCGGTTAGGGTACCAGGCGGACGTGGTGGGCAATGGGTTGGAGGTTCTGGAAGCGATCCAGCAGCGGTCTTATGATGTGGTGCTGCTCGATGTTCAGATGCCTGTCATGGACGGTCTAGAAACGGCTAAACGGATCTCTCAGCAGCAAGCTCGTCCGCGTCTGATTGCAATGACGGCAAACGCCATGATGGGCGATCGTGAAGCCTGTTTGAGAGCGGGCATGGATGACTACATCAGTAAGCCCGTGATGTTTGTGGAACTAGCGCGAGTGCTTCAGCGATGTCAGCCGTCTGTCGCTCCACTCAACGCACCGGAGAAGCAGTCCACTGTGCCGATCGCACCTGATGCGCCTCTTACCCCAGCGATTGACTCTGCCGCCCTACAGAAACTTCGGCGAGAAATGGGCGACTGGGCAGATGCCGTTCTCATTGAATTGATTGACTGCTATCTGACGGACACACCAGGCATTCTCCAGTCCATGCAGGATGCGATCGATCAGCAGTGCGTAGACAAACTTCACCACGCGGCTCATGCCCTTAAGTCTGCCAGTGCTGCGCTCGGAGCAAATTTCCTCAGCCTGCTTTGTCATAGGGTAGAGGATTTAGGGGATTTAGCCCTATCGTCTGATTCTCGACAGGCAGAACAATTACTTGCCAGAATTCAGGCGGAATACGATCGGGTGCAGATTGCGTTACAGCAGGAAAGGGAGTATTGCCGATGA
- a CDS encoding glycogen/starch/alpha-glucan phosphorylase → MNSQPDVHIHVEDDRTGMTIPALKRALADNLYYLQGKDETFATLYDYYMALAYTVRDRLIHRRIKTAQAYFQKDSKVVYYLSAEFLIGRLLLNNLINLGLYEPMQQVLKESGLNLDDLLEREEEPGLGNGGLGRLAACFLDSLATLEIPAVGYGIRYEFGIFDQYIADGWQVEHPDNWLRYGNPWELARPDYTVEVKFGGHTEATADAQGHVRTRWVPRITIFGTPYDTPIPGYGTNTVNTLRLWSAKAGQDFDLHVFNAGDYTQAVAAKTFSENISKVLYPNDNTPQGKELRLQQQYFFVSCSLQDIIRLYLRNHTTFDEFPEKAAIQLNDTHPAIGVAELMRLLIDEYGLDWDKAWDITQRTFAYTNHTLLSEALERWSVSLFGRLLPRHLEIIYEINFHFLNEVRAKYPDEPEKLARMSLIEEGGEKQVRMAHLASVGSHTVNGVAALHTELLKKELMRDFYEMYPEKFQNKTNGITPRRWLMLSNPALSNLITEKIGDRWIKDLDELRRLEAYVDDPEFRAKWRSIKQANKDHLANYLLRSSGLEIDSNSLFDVQIKRIHEYKRQILSAMHVITLYNRIKANPSLDIVPRTFIFGGKAAPGYFMAKMAIKLINAIGDVVNHDPDVAGRLKVAFLANYSVSLGQFAYPAADLSEQISTAGKEASGTGNMKFSLNGALTIGTLDGANVEIREEVGAENFFLFGLTAQEVMDLKAKGYRPLDYYNHNPELKQVIDQMASGFFSPKEPSLFMSIVESLLNHDEYMLLADYQSYIDCQERVSEAFRDQEQWTKMSILNVARMGKFSSDRTIAEYCRDIWQVEPVKVDLEAYSQEGAGLRIHRVTEMA, encoded by the coding sequence ATGAATAGCCAGCCTGATGTCCATATTCACGTTGAGGACGATCGGACCGGGATGACGATCCCTGCCCTCAAGCGTGCCCTGGCGGATAACCTTTACTACCTGCAAGGCAAGGACGAAACCTTTGCCACCCTTTACGACTACTACATGGCGCTGGCATACACGGTGCGCGATCGCCTGATTCACCGCCGCATCAAAACTGCCCAAGCCTACTTTCAAAAAGACAGCAAAGTTGTTTACTATCTCTCCGCAGAATTCCTCATTGGTCGCCTGCTGCTCAACAATCTGATCAATCTGGGGCTGTATGAGCCGATGCAGCAAGTCCTGAAAGAATCGGGACTTAACCTGGACGATTTACTGGAGCGGGAAGAAGAACCCGGACTGGGTAATGGCGGCTTGGGAAGACTGGCAGCCTGCTTCCTCGATTCCCTGGCAACGCTAGAAATTCCCGCAGTCGGATATGGCATTCGCTACGAGTTCGGCATCTTTGACCAGTACATTGCAGACGGTTGGCAGGTGGAGCATCCGGATAACTGGCTGCGCTACGGCAACCCCTGGGAGCTGGCTCGTCCGGATTACACCGTAGAGGTCAAGTTCGGTGGACACACTGAGGCGACTGCCGATGCCCAGGGACATGTGCGGACGCGATGGGTGCCCCGAATCACCATTTTTGGCACGCCCTACGATACGCCAATCCCCGGCTATGGCACCAACACGGTGAACACGCTACGCCTCTGGTCAGCTAAAGCGGGTCAGGATTTCGACCTGCATGTCTTCAACGCAGGAGACTATACTCAGGCAGTTGCCGCCAAGACCTTCTCCGAAAACATCTCGAAGGTTCTGTATCCCAACGACAATACGCCCCAGGGTAAGGAATTGCGGCTTCAGCAGCAGTATTTCTTTGTGTCTTGTTCGCTGCAAGACATCATTCGCCTCTACCTGCGGAACCATACAACGTTTGATGAATTCCCTGAGAAGGCGGCGATCCAGCTGAACGATACCCATCCGGCGATCGGTGTTGCAGAACTGATGCGGCTGCTGATCGACGAGTATGGACTGGACTGGGACAAAGCCTGGGATATTACTCAGCGTACCTTTGCCTATACCAATCACACTCTGCTTTCGGAGGCGCTAGAACGTTGGTCAGTCAGTTTGTTTGGCAGGCTGCTGCCTCGTCACCTGGAAATCATTTACGAGATTAACTTTCATTTCTTAAATGAGGTGCGGGCAAAGTATCCCGATGAGCCAGAAAAACTGGCGCGAATGTCGCTGATTGAGGAAGGCGGCGAAAAACAGGTGCGAATGGCGCATCTTGCCTCGGTGGGTAGCCACACGGTGAATGGGGTCGCGGCACTCCATACCGAGCTGCTCAAGAAAGAACTCATGCGGGACTTCTATGAGATGTATCCCGAAAAGTTCCAGAACAAAACCAACGGCATTACGCCCCGTCGCTGGCTGATGCTGAGCAATCCGGCACTGTCTAACCTGATCACCGAGAAGATTGGCGATCGCTGGATCAAAGACCTGGATGAACTGCGTCGATTAGAAGCCTATGTAGACGATCCCGAATTCCGGGCAAAGTGGCGATCGATCAAGCAGGCAAACAAAGACCATCTTGCGAACTACCTGCTGCGATCGAGCGGGCTGGAGATTGACTCCAATTCGCTGTTTGATGTGCAGATCAAGCGCATCCACGAGTACAAGCGGCAGATCCTCAGCGCCATGCACGTGATCACGCTGTACAACCGGATTAAGGCAAATCCGAGTCTGGATATTGTGCCGCGCACCTTCATCTTTGGCGGTAAGGCGGCTCCGGGCTACTTTATGGCGAAGATGGCGATCAAGCTGATTAACGCGATCGGCGATGTGGTCAACCACGATCCGGACGTAGCAGGACGGCTGAAGGTGGCATTCCTGGCGAACTATTCTGTTTCCTTGGGGCAGTTTGCCTATCCGGCAGCGGATCTGTCTGAGCAGATTTCTACTGCGGGTAAGGAAGCTTCCGGTACGGGCAACATGAAATTCTCCCTGAATGGAGCGCTGACGATCGGCACGCTGGACGGTGCAAACGTCGAAATCCGCGAGGAGGTAGGCGCAGAAAACTTCTTCCTGTTTGGTCTAACGGCGCAGGAAGTCATGGATCTGAAGGCGAAGGGCTACCGACCGCTGGACTACTACAACCACAATCCGGAACTGAAGCAGGTGATTGATCAGATGGCATCGGGCTTCTTCTCACCCAAGGAACCCAGCCTGTTTATGTCGATCGTCGAATCGCTGCTAAACCACGACGAATATATGCTGCTGGCGGATTACCAGTCCTATATCGACTGTCAGGAGCGCGTCAGCGAGGCATTCCGGGATCAGGAGCAGTGGACAAAGATGTCGATCCTCAATGTGGCTCGCATGGGTAAGTTTTCCTCCGATCGCACGATCGCTGAATACTGCCGGGACATCTGGCAGGTGGAACCCGTGAAGGTGGATCTGGAGGCTTACTCTCAGGAGGGTGCCGGACTGCGCATTCATCGTGTGACAGAGATGGCGTAA
- a CDS encoding cytochrome b N-terminal domain-containing protein, translating into MATLTLTLLGVASGILIAFYYDPSAGGAYDSVQNIANNLPGGSLIYSTHQIIGNGMIILALLQIFVLFFSRRFRISWFAAWVSDFLLLGLAIALSWTSMILKWEQLGYWRLKIELQTIEQLPFVGHFARDVLTGGSIDTTTVEHFYTIHSYILSAIAVGIAVLHLGSLLWQEWEQRRTARMMYETAHIPEATPAIPRAAQTGKSGI; encoded by the coding sequence ATCGCCACCCTCACCCTCACCCTCCTGGGTGTCGCCAGCGGTATTCTTATCGCCTTCTACTACGATCCATCTGCCGGAGGAGCCTATGATTCCGTGCAAAATATCGCGAATAATCTACCGGGCGGTTCGCTAATCTATTCGACGCACCAGATCATTGGCAACGGCATGATTATCCTGGCACTGCTGCAAATCTTTGTGCTGTTTTTCAGTCGGCGATTTCGGATTAGCTGGTTTGCCGCCTGGGTAAGCGACTTTCTGCTGCTGGGACTGGCGATCGCCCTCAGCTGGACTTCCATGATTCTCAAGTGGGAACAGTTAGGATACTGGCGGCTCAAAATCGAGCTACAGACGATCGAACAATTGCCCTTTGTCGGTCACTTTGCTAGAGACGTGCTGACGGGCGGATCGATCGATACCACCACCGTTGAGCATTTCTACACGATCCACAGCTACATTCTGTCGGCGATCGCAGTTGGGATTGCGGTTCTTCATCTGGGATCGCTGCTGTGGCAGGAGTGGGAGCAGCGTCGTACCGCTCGCATGATGTACGAAACGGCTCACATTCCCGAAGCAACGCCTGCAATTCCCCGTGCAGCGCAGACAGGCAAGTCAGGAATTTGA
- a CDS encoding response regulator, with translation MKDFPSPEFSSFYQQFLPKTATRATPLILLTDDDRVTRIQVRRFLEREKYQVVEAADGTEGLDAFKRLKPDMVMVDAMMPTINGFEFCTELQKIPEASYTPVLMITGLDDEKSVDRAFASGATDYITKPIHWAVLRQRVRRLIQQAQLLRYLEAANKMFQQLSLVDELTQLANRRHFDMRLDQEWRRMAREQLPLSLVLCDIDSFKNYNDAQGHLKGDSCLRQVARRISAVAKRPADLAARYGGEEFAVILPNTSSESALVLAEKIRLGLQTLKLAHPNSIVSPWVTLSIGVSSALPHQFPKRSALDLLAAADSALYQAKAAGRDRVAFFELTAPSRFQTIESF, from the coding sequence ATGAAAGATTTTCCTTCACCCGAATTCAGCTCTTTCTACCAGCAGTTTCTTCCGAAGACCGCGACGAGAGCAACCCCCCTAATTCTGCTGACGGATGACGATCGAGTGACGCGAATTCAAGTCCGGCGCTTTCTGGAACGTGAAAAGTATCAGGTCGTTGAAGCTGCCGACGGCACAGAAGGACTGGACGCCTTTAAGCGGCTGAAGCCAGATATGGTGATGGTGGATGCCATGATGCCCACCATAAACGGGTTTGAATTTTGCACTGAGCTTCAGAAAATACCGGAAGCAAGCTATACGCCTGTGCTGATGATTACCGGACTGGATGACGAGAAATCCGTCGATCGTGCCTTTGCTTCCGGCGCAACGGACTACATAACAAAACCTATCCACTGGGCAGTGCTGCGGCAGCGGGTGCGGCGACTCATTCAGCAGGCACAGCTCCTTCGCTACCTGGAAGCCGCAAATAAAATGTTTCAGCAGCTCTCTCTGGTGGATGAACTGACGCAGCTAGCCAACCGTAGACATTTTGATATGAGACTAGATCAGGAATGGCGACGGATGGCAAGGGAGCAGTTACCGCTGTCCCTCGTTCTCTGCGATATTGATTCTTTCAAGAACTACAACGACGCCCAGGGGCATCTAAAAGGCGATAGCTGCCTGCGTCAGGTCGCCCGACGAATTAGTGCGGTGGCAAAGCGCCCTGCTGATCTGGCGGCTCGCTATGGCGGGGAAGAATTTGCGGTAATTTTGCCCAACACCTCCAGCGAGAGTGCGTTAGTGCTTGCAGAAAAAATTCGCCTGGGGCTGCAAACCCTGAAACTCGCCCACCCCAATTCGATCGTGAGTCCCTGGGTTACGCTCAGTATTGGCGTTAGCAGCGCGCTCCCCCATCAATTTCCTAAGCGCTCTGCCTTAGACCTGCTGGCTGCCGCAGACTCCGCTCTCTATCAGGCAAAAGCTGCCGGACGCGATCGGGTTGCCTTCTTTGAACTGACGGCTCCATCCCGATTTCAAACGATCGAAAGTTTCTGA